A region of the Deltaproteobacteria bacterium genome:
AGCGCGTCAGCTCGTAGGGTCCCGCCTCAGATCTCGTAGTCCGCCGTCGCGCCGAGGCGCCCGCGCTGGACGCGCATCAGGTGATCCACGGCTACGAACTCGCCGTCCGCGAGCTCCTGCCACACGTGGCCCGTGTCGCTCAACCTCTCCGACGCCACGATCAGATGCTTCACGATCCCGTCACGCGGCGGCTGCTCGCAGCGCGTCGCGTCGAAGGCGTGGCAGCTCTCCCGGTCCGGGCAGTGCGTCTTGTAGGTCGAGAAGAAGAGCTCCCTCCGGTGGCGGTAGCCGACCATCACGCTGCCGTTCGTGAGGAGCACCGTGAGCCGGCAGTCGCCGTCCCTCCCGTAGCGGCGGCAGATCTCGAGCACCGTCTCCACCGTCTCGGAGAGCGCGGCCAGTGCGCGCCCCGCGTCGACTCCCAGGTCCTGGATGTCGTCCACCTGCCGCGCGAGCCGCGAGAGAAAGAGGTGGAAGAGCACCTCGCTGTCGGTGCGTCCGAGGATCCCGCCGCGGAAACGCTCGTCGACCGCGTTCATGATCTCTCGCCGTAGCTCGGCGTCGCGGCCGAAGCCGGCGATCTCGCCGTTGTGGGCCAGGATCCACGCGCCGTGCTGGAAGGGATGGCAATTGAGCACGCTCACCTCTCCGACCGTCGCCTGGCGGATGTGCGCCACGAAGGTGCGCGTGGCCACCACTGCCGAGAGATCGGCGAAGAGCCCGTCGGTGAGCGCCTGCTGGTCGTTGCGAATCAGGTGCGGGAAGCGGCCGATGTAGTACGCAAGCCCCCAGCCATCGCGGTGCCGCTCGCTCTGGCGAGCGAGCGCGTTCTCCGCGTCCACCAGCGAGCGGTGAACCCGGCTCGTGACCGAGGACCTGAACCCGTAGAGCCTGCACATGCCTCGAGTATCGCTGCCCCTGTCCGCAGTGCAAGGAAAGGCCCGACGAAAGGGATCCCCCGGAGACACACCGACCTGCCACTACATCTTCCAGGTCCCGAGCCAAGGCGCAGGAAGCCCGCGTGGGACGGACCGATCCGCGCTATGCTGGAAGACGTGCAGCGGCTCGGACAATGGCTCGTCGCCGCCCAGCTCGTGACGGAACCGCAGCTTGCGGAGGCGCAGGTTCACCAGCAGCAGAGCGGCGCCAGCCTCGGCGCGTTGCTCGTCGAGCACGGGATGGTCGACGAGCAGCAGCTCGTATCCCTGCTGAGCGCGCGCCTCAGACTGCCCGAAGCGCCCTCGAAGCTCTATCGGCGGTCGATCCCCAACAAGATCCTCGGGCTCGTCCCCCAGGACATCTGCTGGCAGCTCCGCCTCATCCCCTTCGGCGTGGACCCGCATTCCGGCCGCGTGCAGGTCGCGATGGCCGACCCCACCGACCCCGACGCCCTGGGCATGGTCCGGCGACTCGCTGGGCGCGACCCAGCCGTGCACATCATCGGTCCGCGACAGATCGAGAAGGCGATCCGCAAGCACTACCTCGACAGCCTCGTCGAGGAGACGAACGCTTCGCGGCGCCGCTTCTTCGGCTACGAAGGGATCACCGACCCCGGACTCGTCGGTAGCGTGCGCCGCGCGCGGAGTCGCCTCGGCCGGGGGCGCGGATCGGAACCGGGCGAGCGCCCTGCCCCCGTCCCTCCGGCCGCACCACTCGCGCCCTCGAACGCCGGACCGCGCGCTCCCATCGGGCGCATCCTGCGCGAGCAGCCCTCGCCCCAGCCCGAGCCGGCTCTCGAGTCTTCGACGACGCTTCAGCGGGTCCCCGCCCCCGCGCCCGAGCCGCCCCCCACCCAGGCTCCGGCGGCGGAACTCTCGCCGGCGGAGCTCGCGGCCCGTCTCGAACGGCTCGAGCTACTCCTAGCCGAAGTGGTGGTCATGCTGGTTCCGCG
Encoded here:
- a CDS encoding class II glutamine amidotransferase; translation: MCRLYGFRSSVTSRVHRSLVDAENALARQSERHRDGWGLAYYIGRFPHLIRNDQQALTDGLFADLSAVVATRTFVAHIRQATVGEVSVLNCHPFQHGAWILAHNGEIAGFGRDAELRREIMNAVDERFRGGILGRTDSEVLFHLFLSRLARQVDDIQDLGVDAGRALAALSETVETVLEICRRYGRDGDCRLTVLLTNGSVMVGYRHRRELFFSTYKTHCPDRESCHAFDATRCEQPPRDGIVKHLIVASERLSDTGHVWQELADGEFVAVDHLMRVQRGRLGATADYEI